TCTACATCGAGTAGTTTGCCATCAGCATAACCCAGCACCCCCAACGGTTTTTTGACCTATGGGGGTGTTTAGATTTGGAATACAGGCTTTGACGTTCATTCGCCAACATGGAGGACATCTGAACGGGTGGCAACGTACCTAGAGAGATTGCTGCAACAGGGATAGCGCATGGAACCCGCGCTGAAAATAGAGGCGTTTATGGGGTTTGAGAGCTACCAGTTGGAGGGCCCAGTCAGCCCATAATTCCATCGCATAGATCCATCGTTGACCATCTTAACGGGTGACAAGGGGTGTTAAGGTGCGGGATACTTGTGGACGAAGTGGTCTCCCGTCAACGGGACAATCGCTCCGTTAATCCAGACATTCTCTCGCCCCCATGGCACCTTCACCGTGGGCTTCACCCCCTTGGCCGCGATGACGTTGCCTGTCTGGGTCTGCAGACCAACTCGGGTTTCATCCTGGCACAAATCATGAATCACGTTGCTCTGTGCTAAAAGGGTTTCCAGTCCTAACAGGGCGGCTCCAAGTTTTTTTTAAGGTCTCTCCGCTCGCTTCATCTTGACGATAACTCCGAGGGGCGTAGAGCTTTCAGTTTGGCCCCTGGGCGGTTATGTACCCAGTCATAGACCGTCCCGTATTCCATGGTCAGTCCATGCTTTTCGTGCAACCATTCCACAATCGCGCCATAGCTGCTGAAGCCTTCGGGACGATTCAACTGCTGCCGTAGGTCGGCAAGCACGTCATCACTCATGATCCGCCGGACGCCAGGAGCTTTATTGATGTTCAACAGTTCCTGTATCCCACTACGACGGTACTTCTGGAGCCATCGGGTGACCGTCGAGATATCACGCCCTAACCGTTGAGCAATCTCTTGTTGCTGCGTAACTTGTCCGCTTTTGAGCCACCACAGCATCTGGAGTTTCTCTTTCTGAACCACTGCGCTGACATGTTGCAATCGTTTCTTCAGGTCGGCTTCGCTCTCAGTAATCTCAAGCTTGAATGGACGACTCATTTCTATCCGCCAGGATTGACCCTCCCTCTATTCTGTGCCCCCTTAAATTAAATTGGCATTAAATACAATAACCTAGCCACCATGCTGATCCTCTACTGGGTGCCATATTTCGAGTCAGCAAGAAATGCTAAGTTTCCTACATGAGCATCGCCGCAGCGGCCTTGGCATGGGCGGCAGCAGCAGGGTGGCGGCGCAGCATAGCCACCACGATCGCCCCTTCCACCAGCAGCAATAATTGCTCAGCCACCACCTCAGGATTGGCGATTTCGGCAGCATGCACCAGTTGCAGAATATAATCATAAATTGCTTGCTGGTGCTCAATTGCCACCTGGTAGCCTGGATGCTCAGGATCAACCAGCTCGACCGACGAGTTAATGAAGGCACAGCCACGAAAGTCAGGCTGAGAAAACCATTCTTCCAAGGCATCAAACATGGCCAGGAGACGCTCGGTGGGTACCGTTGCCTGCTTTTCCACCGTTTGCTGAAACCATTGCCGCCAGCTAGTATCGCGCTGCTGCAGCCAGGCAGTAATCAGGGCATCTTTGGACTTGAAGTGGTTGTACAACGACATTTTCGCCACGCCCGACTCGGCGATGATGCGGTCAATGCCGACGTTTTGCACGCCCTCTTGATAAAACAAGGTGGATGCCGCTTGCATGATGCGATCGCGGGCCGAGGGTTTTGCAGATGATTTAGAACGAGGCATATCAGCAACAAATATATACAGACTTGTCTACATAATAACATTTTTGCTGAATCACTGTATTCAAACCAAACGTTACTAGCACAGGTGGCCTCCTCGAATGGCTTGCCTTGAGATGGATGCCGTGGATTAGAGCGATCGCCTCTGCCCAACTTGATTTACCCAGTTCACTCCCAGAAATTCGACTGTAGCGCCTGACTTAGAAGCATTTTCAACGCATGAATCAAGGAACAATGGCATACACGACTTGACAATATACAGACCTGTCTACATAATGATTACAGACAGACCGTTCTATATTAATTAAAGAAAGACGCCACCATGCCCGAACCCACAACGCCCAATCATTCTGCCATTGACGCAGCTAACAGCAGACCGCCGCTGCCGCCCTTCACCCTGGAGACAGCAAAAGCAAAAGTGCAAGCCGCTGAAGATGCCTGGAATAGCCGCAATCCTGACCAAGTGGCCCTGGCTTACACCGTTGATTCGGAATGGCGCAATCGCTCGGAGTTCATTAAAGGCCGTGATCAGATTCGCGAATTCCTCACCCGCAAATGGAACACCGAGTTGGACTATCGCCTGAAGAAAACTCTCTGGAGCTTCACCGAAAATCGCATCTCCGTGAAATTTGAGTACGAGTACCATACCGACTCGGGCCAGTGGTATCGCGCCTACGGCAACGAAAACTGGGAATTTGCCCCCAACGGTCTGATGCAGCGACGGGAAGCCAGTATCAACGACCTACCCATTCACGAGTCTGAGCGCAAGTTCCGCTGGAATAGACCGACCTGTATTTCTGAACCCGAATGAAGAGAATTGCCATGCTAGCCGCTCCCCCAACGCCTGCAGCGAATCCCTGCGACGGACTGCATACCCTGCTGCTCTATCTGGGTGGAGAACGGGAAAGCCTTCCGACTGACTGCAGTCCCAGTCCCATCATGGCAGCCCCCGAGTCTCCCGCTCATCCTCCAACTGTCACCCTAGCGGACTACCGCAAGAGCCTCCGGAATCCAGACCTCGTGCCTCAAGCGGTACGCATGGCGCTGATTATCGGTTCTCTGGTGTTTTCCATGAACCACGGCAAAGCCTTGCTGCAAAACGAGATGAACCGCGATCGCTGGTTGTCGGGATCCTTGTCTTTCGTGATACCTTATCTCGTCAGTATTTACGGACAAACCCAGTGCCGGATCCGCCGTCCTGAAGAGTTTTAAGTTCTTAATTTTGAATTTTGGATGACCCGCTCAACTCAAAACTCAGTTAATTCCGCTCCCATCTTTCCTTAACTCCAAGGAGACTGACCCATGATTGACCTGTACACCTACACCACCCCCAATGGCCGCAAGCCTGCCATTCTGCTCGAAGAACTCGGGCTGCCCTACACCATTCACAAAATTGACATTGGCAGAGGCGATCAGTTTACGCCCGAATTTAAGGCCATCAACCCCAACAGCAAAATTCCTGCCATTATCGATCGCGATAATGACCTCGCCATCTTCGAATCCGGTGCAATTTTGATTTACCTAGCAGAAAAAGCCGGTAAGTTGCTGCCCGCTGACGTGGTGGGTCGCGCCAAAGTGATGGAGTGGCTGATGTTCCAGATGGCCAGCGTGGGACCGATGTTGGGTCAACTCGGCCACTTCCGTAACGCTGCGCCTGAGAAAATCCCTTATGCGGTGGAACGATATCACCGGGAAACTTTGCGGCTGCTCGACGTGCTTGATCGCCAGCTTGAGGATCGTCCCTACATTACTGGGACTTACTCCATCGCCGATATTGCCACAGTTCCCTGGGTGGCTGCCGCTCAAACACCTTATTTGGGCCTCTCCATTGCAGCGTTTCCCAACGTTGACCGCTGGGTCGAAATGATGAAAAAACGTCCTGCTGTGCAGGTCGGCATGGATATTCTCCAACCCAGTTTCAAAAGCAACTTTGGGACGTTGGCAGTCGCCGAGCCGACTATGCAACAGACTGCAGCGTAATCATCGCCAAGGGTCCTGCTTACCTACGCTCTATGCTCAACTATCGAAGCGTTGCAGAGGCGACGTACATTGATGATGAAAAATTCTA
This genomic interval from Candidatus Obscuribacterales bacterium contains the following:
- a CDS encoding helix-turn-helix domain-containing protein, encoding MSRPFKLEITESEADLKKRLQHVSAVVQKEKLQMLWWLKSGQVTQQQEIAQRLGRDISTVTRWLQKYRRSGIQELLNINKAPGVRRIMSDDVLADLRQQLNRPEGFSSYGAIVEWLHEKHGLTMEYGTVYDWVHNRPGAKLKALRPSELSSR
- a CDS encoding TetR/AcrR family transcriptional regulator, with the translated sequence MPRSKSSAKPSARDRIMQAASTLFYQEGVQNVGIDRIIAESGVAKMSLYNHFKSKDALITAWLQQRDTSWRQWFQQTVEKQATVPTERLLAMFDALEEWFSQPDFRGCAFINSSVELVDPEHPGYQVAIEHQQAIYDYILQLVHAAEIANPEVVAEQLLLLVEGAIVVAMLRRHPAAAAHAKAAAAMLM
- a CDS encoding nuclear transport factor 2 family protein codes for the protein MPEPTTPNHSAIDAANSRPPLPPFTLETAKAKVQAAEDAWNSRNPDQVALAYTVDSEWRNRSEFIKGRDQIREFLTRKWNTELDYRLKKTLWSFTENRISVKFEYEYHTDSGQWYRAYGNENWEFAPNGLMQRREASINDLPIHESERKFRWNRPTCISEPE
- the nrtS gene encoding nitrate/nitrite transporter NrtS, with amino-acid sequence MLAAPPTPAANPCDGLHTLLLYLGGERESLPTDCSPSPIMAAPESPAHPPTVTLADYRKSLRNPDLVPQAVRMALIIGSLVFSMNHGKALLQNEMNRDRWLSGSLSFVIPYLVSIYGQTQCRIRRPEEF
- a CDS encoding glutathione S-transferase N-terminal domain-containing protein is translated as MIDLYTYTTPNGRKPAILLEELGLPYTIHKIDIGRGDQFTPEFKAINPNSKIPAIIDRDNDLAIFESGAILIYLAEKAGKLLPADVVGRAKVMEWLMFQMASVGPMLGQLGHFRNAAPEKIPYAVERYHRETLRLLDVLDRQLEDRPYITGTYSIADIATVPWVAAAQTPYLGLSIAAFPNVDRWVEMMKKRPAVQVGMDILQPSFKSNFGTLAVAEPTMQQTAA